TTATCGGTTTGACAATTTTGGTTCTTGGTTTTGCGTGGTATCAAAAGTTAAAACCTCAAAAGCAAATTGACTGCAATTGCGAAACGGACGAAAAACCAAAATTTATTCAATCGAAAATGTTTTTAGGAATTATAACAGCATTTTCAATAGTTATGCTTGCCTTTCCTTATTATGCTCACATTTTTTATCCAAAGGCAGAAAAGCAAGTCATTGTGGTTGACAAATCAAATGTTCAGACAGTTGAGTTTTCTATTAGCGGAATGACCTGTGCAAGTTGTGAAGAACACGTAAACCACGAAGTGAATAAACTTTCTGGAATAATCAAATCAACTGCTTCATACGAAAATGAAAACGCAATTGTTGAATTTGATAACTCAAAAACGAACATTGCCGAAATTGAAAAAGCCATAAACGGAACAGGATATTCAGTAACAGACAAAAAGGAAAAATAAAATGGAAATCATATTACAATCAACAATCACTTGCCCAAACTGCGGACACAAAAAGGAAGAAACAATGCCGACAGACGCTTGCCAATATTTTTACGAATGTGAAAATTGCAAGACCGTTTTAAAACCACAGCAAGGCGACTGTTGTGTTTATTGCAGTTATGGAAGTGTAAAATGTCCGCCAATTCAACAAGACAAGAAAT
The sequence above is drawn from the Saprospiraceae bacterium genome and encodes:
- the merTP gene encoding mercuric transport protein MerTP — its product is MKTDKKLIGAGLLTAFTASLCCITPVLALVAGTSGLASTFSWLEPARPYFIGLTILVLGFAWYQKLKPQKQIDCNCETDEKPKFIQSKMFLGIITAFSIVMLAFPYYAHIFYPKAEKQVIVVDKSNVQTVEFSISGMTCASCEEHVNHEVNKLSGIIKSTASYENENAIVEFDNSKTNIAEIEKAINGTGYSVTDKKEK